Within Cotesia glomerata isolate CgM1 unplaced genomic scaffold, MPM_Cglom_v2.3 scaffold_1921, whole genome shotgun sequence, the genomic segment TTTAGACACAGTGAGAGAGCTACAACTGAGTTGTTGTCATTACAAAGCAATTTACCAGAATCAAAGCGTCTTAAACTAATCCAAGAAGTGAAAACAAGATGGAATTCTTGTTTCGAAATGATTAATCGTTTCATTGTGCTTGCCGATCATGTTGGCAAGGTACTCCTTCAGGTCAAAATGGATAAATCATCAAAAGCTAAGCCTCCTAATATGATTACAGGAGATGAACTCGAATCCTTAATTGAAGTTCGCGACATTTTAAGTCCTCTTTGGCGAGTTACGCAGGAAGTTTGCGCGGAAAAAAATGTTACATTAAGTAAATGTATCCCTTTGATTGCTAGTCTTAGGAAAGTAAGTtcgaattaaattattattgatcgTTTGCAACATTACATTTATTTGAgttcctttttcttcacaattatatttatattttgcagaaaactgaaaatttcaagccAGATACTTTGATTGGGCGACAATTGCAAAAAAAACTTACTCAAGAAATTGAAACTAAATATGGGAACATTGAATCAGTCAAATTATATGCTTGCGCAACTCTTCTTGACCCCAGGTATAAAAAGTGCGCTTTCTATAGCATCCGAGAGTCTGCTCGTGCAATCACTAACGTTGGTGAGTTTATATTGACTAATTACAAATAACAGttatatttaaagttaaattatattcatagattaattttctttttcatttcattttcatAACTTAGGTGATCTGGTTAGGATTGAGAGAAATGTAGCATCACAGGCAACGGGATCTTCTGCAATACTTGACGATGATGAAGTTACTACAGCCATTGAAGCCCAAGTTTCTTCAAACGATGgaaatgatgatgatgatatatGGTCATATTTGGATGAAGCTGTCAACTATATAGTCATTCTCAAGCGAATACTGATGAAGCAGGTGGATTGCCGATACAGTTACGTCAGTATTTATCTCGCCCAGCTGTTCAAACGAAGACAAAACCCTAATCCACTTGTCGTTTGGGGAATCAATCAAATATGAATATCCTCATTTATATAATGTAGCGAGGAAGTTTCTATCAATTGTAGCAACTTCTGTACCCTGCGAAAGATTGTTTTCTCATGCTGGCCTGATTGCAAATCAATTAAGAAGTCGTTTATCGCCTCAGCACTTGAATCAACTTGTATTTCTAAGGTCAGTTAGTGAAGATGTGTGGGATTCTTAAATTacagattttttatatttttatgccTCATagatacttaatttaaaatagtaaacttttagaattaaaatttaaaaactattatttaacagTTTATaactgatatttaaaaattttattgatatttaatattaaatattgattttaacgTTTCAAAAATACTTAGTTTAAATACTATAAACTTA encodes:
- the LOC123274044 gene encoding uncharacterized protein LOC123274044 — its product is MLRDLLTKVKKIVTFFRHSERATTELLSLQSNLPESKRLKLIQEVKTRWNSCFEMINRFIVLADHVGKVLLQVKMDKSSKAKPPNMITGDELESLIEVRDILSPLWRVTQEVCAEKNVTLSKCIPLIASLRKKTENFKPDTLIGRQLQKKLTQEIETKYGNIESVKLYACATLLDPRYKKCAFYSIRESARAITNVGDLVRIERNVASQATGSSAILDDDEVTTAIEAQVSSNDGNDDDDIWSYLDEAVNYIVILKRILMKQVDCRYSYVSIYLAQLFKRRQNPNPLVVWGINQI